The Microcystis aeruginosa NIES-843 sequence GATTAGAAGTCTTCCTCATGGTCATGTGATGGCTATTTTAGAGACGATTAAAAAATTGGGTTTAGATAAAATAATCAATAGAACTCTTGCAAATTAATTATATGTTGTAATGATGGGTTAACTAATTTTCCCAAAAAAAATTAGTTAATCAGTACATTCGTCCTGAATGAAAACTTGAAGTTTAACTTTTAACTCAAAACTCTTTAGAGCTGCTTTAATTTGGTTATCAAAACCTCTTTATTTAAGCGGCACAAACTATCTCAATTTTTATAATTGAGAATAAATTCTCCTTGACTTGATTAATCTTTAGGCAACTTTTAAGAAGCTGCTATACCTATCCCTAACTCACAGTTATAAATAGCCGCCAACAAGTTAACTCTTAAACTATATCTTCGACGACGATTCCGATATTTACAGGATAAGATTTTAAAGATTTTGAGTTTCCTATTTATAGGTTCAATGATAATTCTTTCTTTGGACAAAGCCTTGTTATACTCCTTTTCTAAGTCTGTTAATTTTCCATTTTTCGGTTTCTTTTTCGGTGTATAACTATTACTATGGTATGCAGCTATTCCCTGATAACCACTGTCTTCTATGCTGGTAGTTAAAGGATGAAAACGAACTCGACTTTTTTTAAATAAACTAAAATCATGACCTCTGCCTTTCCCACAAAAGACACAGATAATTTCCTCGGTATTTTGATCAGCTACTAATTGGGATTTTAAAGTATGATAACCTCTTTTACCCCCCAAAAAATCTTTCTGTTTCTTTTTGGGGTGTTCAATGGGAGTTTCCGTTACATCCATTACCGTTACGACCGGTATCTCTGCTTGATTTAGTAGAGCTTTTTTTCCTTTTAAACGGAAGTTTCCCGATTGTAAAAGCATTTTTTCCGTCTTATTTACAATCCGACATATAGTTGATTCTGATAGTTCCCAGCTTGTACCAATGTGAAAATATGTTCTATATTCTCGCCAATATTCTAACGTTACTAAAACTTGTTCTTCTATAGATAGTTTAGGTTTCGGTCCCCTTTTAGATGGTGAATTAGAGTCGGCTTCAACACTTTTTACTGATTCTACCATCTTTCTATAGGTTTGTTTATACACACCGAAACGGCGTTTGAATTGTTCATCTGATCAGTTTTGATAATCCATAATTTTGCTAATAAACATAGCAAAATTATAGATGATTTCCTGACCTAAGATCACATTTTATTCTTTTTTCCACTTCAATCTAAGAATTGAGAAAAAAGCAAAACCTTATATTATACCATAAAAAAATTATGCAAGAGGTCTAATAAGTTTATCCACATCACGGATAAAACAGGGATAGGAAAATTAAAGCTAATCGGCACTTTTAACCGTCAACTCTTAGACAAAACCACAATCAAGAGAGTCAGGCTTATTAGACGAGCAGATGGCTTTTATTGTCAATTTGTCTTAGACATTGAGAGAAAAGAACCACTTGACTCTACAGGAAAAGAAGTAGGGATTGATTTAGGCTTAAACCATTTCTTGACTGACTCTAATGGGGATAAAATTGATAACCCACGGTTTCTTTGTAAGTCGGAAAAAAGACTAAAAAAGGCTCAACGTAAACTCTCAAAAAAGAAAAAGGGAAGCCAAAAAAGGTTAAAGCAGAAATCTAAAGTAGCTCGCCTTCATCTAAAAGTTTCTAGACAACGCCAAGATTTTGCCGTCAAGACAGCAAAAGCGTTAATCCAATCTAACGATTTGGTAGTCTATGAGGACTTGAAGGTATCTAATATGGTGAAAAATCCTAAGCTTGCTAAATCTATTTCAGATGCAAGTTGGTCAATGTTCACCGATTGGCTAGGCTACTTTGGAAAAATACACGGGAAGTTTGTGGTAGCGGTAAATCCACGATATACTAGCCAACAATGTTCTGATTGTGGCAATATTGTCAAGAAAACATTATCTGTAAGAACTCATGTTTGTTCTTGTGGGTGTGTCTTGGACAGGGATGAAAACGCCGCTATAAACATTCTCAATAAAGCAAATACTGTCGGGCGGACAGAAATTCAAGCCCTCGGACAGACTACCCACTGTCTATTAGGTGAAAGCCTAATAAATAAGGTAACTGGATGAACAGGGAATCCCTCGCTTTTAGCGATGGGAGCGTCAAATGGATGTCGGCTGTACCTCAGTGTGCCATAATGAATGTAGGAAAAGTATTGCACACTACCAAATCATGCCAAATCCCAATTTCGATTCGGTGATTGACACGTTCACAATCGACGATCTGTTTTTTCTCCGTTATCAATATCGCGTCTACAAGGAGTGGAACAACGATCCCCGTCTCGCCGTTCTGCCTGGCTTCAGTCCGGGTGTGACGGGTGCCAGGGCCACCAGCGGCATCCGCTTTGTCGATGGCACGGATCAATTGCGTTACCAGGTGGGTGGCGGCATCACCCCCATCTCGGCACCCTACCCCTTGTCCACCACAGATCCGAAATTCATGGCCGGGGCGACAGGCACACTGTTTCGCCGTCTCACCAGCCAGAGCTTCACGCAAGCCACGGGTGGTTTCACGATCAACTTCCAGACAGGAGCAGTCGTCTACGACCAAAACTATACGCTTGATTACAGCCTTCGCGGCTCTGCCAATCCCAGCAATCCCCACATCTTCGATGCCAGCCCCAGGCTGATCAGCAATCTGGTTTCCAATCAAAGCGGCAAGACAGCGCTGCAGGTGTTGGATGATCCCTACGCCAGGGAGTGGACCCAGGCTGGCACCCAGGCTGGCAAGCGGGTGAGCCAGAAAAACAACACCCGCCATGAAACCATTCTCACCGGTGGCAATGGGGTGAATGGCTCCAATACTGGGAATCCCCTGCCGAATTCAGGCTTTTTCGCCCTGTTTGGCCAATACAACGACC is a genomic window containing:
- a CDS encoding RNA-guided endonuclease InsQ/TnpB family protein, which gives rise to MKKLCKRSNKFIHITDKTGIGKLKLIGTFNRQLLDKTTIKRVRLIRRADGFYCQFVLDIERKEPLDSTGKEVGIDLGLNHFLTDSNGDKIDNPRFLCKSEKRLKKAQRKLSKKKKGSQKRLKQKSKVARLHLKVSRQRQDFAVKTAKALIQSNDLVVYEDLKVSNMVKNPKLAKSISDASWSMFTDWLGYFGKIHGKFVVAVNPRYTSQQCSDCGNIVKKTLSVRTHVCSCGCVLDRDENAAINILNKANTVGRTEIQALGQTTHCLLGESLINKVTG